Proteins encoded in a region of the Nocardia asteroides genome:
- a CDS encoding cupin: protein MTLLQVMAAGDAADVRVRTTDDELIGTELAKHGITFGRWPVVENAESVSSEELLAHYQANVAELNESGRFKHIDIARIHPDDSDPQWPEIAKGARGKFLDEHRHAEDEVRFFAAGRGCFYLHLGEEVCAVVCEGGDLLSVPAGTLHWFDMGERPDFIAIRFFEEEDGWVGDFTGDKISAGFPTLDQLLTAP, encoded by the coding sequence ATGACCCTGCTGCAAGTGATGGCCGCCGGCGACGCGGCCGACGTGCGTGTGCGCACCACCGATGACGAGCTGATCGGCACCGAACTGGCGAAGCACGGCATCACCTTCGGCCGCTGGCCGGTGGTCGAGAACGCCGAGTCGGTGTCCTCCGAGGAATTGCTCGCCCACTACCAAGCGAACGTCGCCGAACTGAACGAGTCGGGGCGCTTCAAGCACATCGACATCGCCCGCATCCACCCCGACGACTCCGACCCGCAGTGGCCGGAGATCGCCAAGGGCGCGCGCGGGAAGTTCCTCGACGAGCACCGGCACGCCGAGGACGAGGTGCGCTTCTTCGCCGCCGGACGCGGCTGCTTCTACCTGCACTTGGGCGAAGAGGTCTGCGCGGTGGTGTGCGAAGGCGGCGATCTGCTGTCGGTGCCCGCGGGCACGCTGCACTGGTTCGACATGGGCGAGCGCCCCGATTTCATCGCCATCCGCTTCTTCGAGGAAGAGGACGGCTGGGTCGGCGACTTCACCGGCGACAAGATCAGCGCGGGCTTCCCCACCCTCGACCAGCTGCTGACCGCGCCGTGA
- a CDS encoding NTP transferase domain-containing protein codes for MIAADAIVLAGGRASRMGGVDKPAIVIGGRSMLEVSLGAAASCAHTVVVGPYRPELPPQIIQVREVPPGSGPVAAIDTGLRALGSAAPLVVVLAADLPFLSSWAIAELIRHATESGADAVFAADESGRPQYLIGVWRRSALASALDGLGTLINQPMKALVPASAAIIPLSGVGDCDTEEQVREARATVGAPRQHPPLALDDARSILRARLSRLTTYDADLRSVVGAALAGPLTAAGPLPRFDVSAMDGYAVAGDGPWRLRRDIGFAGGRRPVGLLPGEAVRIATGAHVPDGTTGVLRDEFTHIADETLYRLPDTPPRDDIRRRGEDREVGDPVAPEGTPVTAALISAAASVEVTAAPVRGPVRARIVMTGDEIRSEGPLRTGQTRDSIGPILPDLLSWYGIRTADRVHLRDTPHGFDEVLTVTPDHDLLVIVGATGGGAADQLRAALTRAGAEIVVPRLRLRPGGSTVVAELASGTTVLGLPGNPFAAVATLMALAPAIVEGRTGASAARPLRGPLHNAAEIAGQAPRIVPARAVDEGGWVGDPTVRTAHLGGLVDRDGLVVVPPDAVDGAIVEFLPLRR; via the coding sequence GTGATCGCCGCCGACGCGATCGTGCTCGCGGGCGGCCGGGCCAGCCGGATGGGCGGCGTGGACAAACCCGCCATCGTCATCGGCGGCCGTTCCATGCTCGAGGTGTCGCTGGGCGCCGCGGCCTCCTGCGCGCACACGGTGGTCGTCGGACCGTACCGGCCCGAACTCCCGCCGCAGATCATCCAGGTTCGCGAGGTGCCACCCGGGTCGGGTCCGGTGGCGGCGATCGACACGGGGCTGCGCGCCCTGGGCTCCGCCGCGCCGCTGGTGGTGGTGCTGGCCGCCGACCTGCCGTTCCTGTCCTCCTGGGCGATCGCCGAGCTCATCCGGCACGCCACCGAATCCGGCGCGGACGCGGTGTTCGCGGCCGACGAGTCCGGACGCCCGCAGTACCTGATCGGAGTGTGGCGGCGCTCCGCGCTGGCCTCCGCGCTGGACGGGCTCGGGACGCTGATCAACCAGCCGATGAAGGCGCTGGTGCCCGCCTCCGCCGCGATCATCCCGTTGTCCGGGGTCGGCGACTGCGACACCGAGGAGCAGGTCCGGGAGGCCAGGGCCACGGTCGGCGCGCCACGGCAGCACCCACCGCTGGCTTTGGACGATGCGCGAAGCATACTGCGCGCCAGACTATCTCGTCTCACGACGTACGACGCCGACTTGCGTTCGGTGGTCGGAGCCGCGCTCGCGGGCCCGCTGACGGCCGCCGGGCCGCTGCCCCGCTTCGACGTCTCCGCGATGGACGGCTACGCGGTGGCGGGTGACGGGCCGTGGCGCTTGCGCCGGGACATCGGCTTCGCGGGCGGGCGGCGGCCGGTGGGGCTGCTGCCGGGCGAGGCGGTGCGGATCGCCACGGGCGCGCACGTCCCGGACGGCACCACGGGCGTGCTGCGCGACGAGTTCACGCACATCGCCGACGAAACGCTGTATCGCTTGCCGGACACGCCACCGCGCGACGACATCCGCCGCCGCGGCGAGGACCGGGAAGTCGGTGATCCGGTCGCGCCGGAAGGCACGCCGGTCACCGCGGCGTTGATCTCCGCGGCCGCCAGCGTCGAAGTCACCGCGGCGCCGGTGCGCGGCCCCGTGCGCGCCCGCATCGTCATGACCGGTGACGAGATCCGCAGCGAGGGCCCGCTGCGGACGGGCCAGACCCGCGATTCGATCGGGCCGATCCTGCCGGATCTGCTGTCCTGGTACGGCATTCGCACCGCCGATCGGGTACACCTGCGCGACACTCCGCACGGTTTCGACGAGGTCCTGACCGTCACGCCGGATCACGACCTGCTGGTGATCGTCGGCGCGACCGGCGGCGGGGCCGCCGACCAGCTCCGTGCAGCGCTGACCCGCGCCGGAGCCGAGATCGTGGTGCCGCGTCTGCGGCTGCGTCCGGGAGGTTCCACCGTCGTCGCCGAACTGGCCTCCGGCACCACGGTGCTCGGCCTGCCCGGCAACCCGTTCGCCGCCGTCGCCACGCTCATGGCGCTCGCGCCCGCGATCGTGGAGGGCCGCACCGGGGCGTCCGCGGCCCGCCCACTGCGCGGGCCGCTGCACAACGCGGCCGAGATCGCCGGTCAGGCGCCCCGCATCGTTCCCGCTCGCGCCGTCGATGAAGGCGGGTGGGTCGGTGACCCGACCGTCCGCACCGCCCATCTCGGCGGCCTCGTGGACCGCGACGGTCTGGTCGTCGTCCCGCCCGACGCCGTCGACGGCGCGATCGTCGAATTCCTGCCGCTGCGCCGCTGA
- a CDS encoding DUF1330 domain-containing protein — protein MSAYGFAHLRSRRPHADILEYLERIQATLDPFGGRFVIHGPPAEVVEGSWPGSMVLIEFPGMTEAREWYHSPAYQEILPLRADHIDGDLLLIEGVGPDYDPRKRAAELRAEAV, from the coding sequence ATGTCCGCCTATGGCTTCGCCCATCTCCGCAGTCGCAGGCCCCATGCCGACATCCTGGAATACCTGGAGCGCATCCAGGCCACTCTCGACCCCTTCGGGGGCCGCTTCGTCATCCACGGACCTCCGGCCGAGGTGGTGGAAGGCAGCTGGCCCGGCAGCATGGTGCTGATCGAGTTCCCCGGGATGACCGAGGCGCGGGAGTGGTACCACTCGCCCGCCTACCAGGAGATCCTGCCGCTGCGCGCCGATCACATCGACGGCGACCTGCTGCTGATCGAGGGGGTCGGCCCGGATTACGACCCGCGCAAACGCGCCGCCGAGCTGCGCGCCGAGGCGGTCTGA
- the mtnA gene encoding S-methyl-5-thioribose-1-phosphate isomerase: MDDSSLVWDDGALVTIDQRGLPHEVRKLRLSTVEEIIEAIETLAIRGAPAIGIAGAFGVVIATAAHTVDGVVDEAAVRAEADRIAAARPTAVNLAWAVRRVRAHVGRGADAVLAETLDMLAEDGRVNRAAATHAADLVQSLCPDRPLRVLTHCNTGRLATSAFGTAIGTLRVLSDRGAIERVLVDETRPLLQGARLTTWELAEAGIPHRLTIDSAAAWAMATGQVDCVLVGADRVTANGDVANKIGTYGLALAARHHGIPFVVVAPESTRDLAMATGREIVVEQRAAAEVTGFGGVATAPAHTEVFNPAFDVTPGDLVTAVVTERGVVHRSDRSHGTAIADIARELYRRGWMPGTAGNISVRTGATALVTGSGLSKGELTENDMVTVRVADSAPVADHGRRPSAETTIHTAVYRTRPAHAVVHIHPPFATALATRSAVPGALGTLRITGYELIKGLGGGDPDVADIPVFPNRPEVPRIGEDIERYLLDHPGALPVLVIAGHGITAWGDDLAQARDRAECLEALCELVIRTGSAAAFGPRDDVLEIGLT, encoded by the coding sequence ATGGACGACAGCTCTCTGGTCTGGGACGACGGCGCGCTCGTCACCATCGACCAGCGCGGACTGCCGCACGAGGTACGTAAGCTGCGGCTGAGCACGGTCGAGGAGATCATCGAGGCGATCGAGACGCTGGCCATCCGCGGCGCGCCCGCCATCGGCATCGCGGGCGCGTTCGGCGTCGTCATCGCCACCGCCGCGCACACCGTTGACGGCGTGGTCGACGAGGCCGCGGTGCGAGCCGAGGCGGACCGGATCGCCGCGGCGCGGCCGACGGCGGTCAACCTGGCCTGGGCGGTGCGACGGGTGCGGGCCCACGTGGGCCGGGGCGCCGACGCCGTCCTCGCCGAGACGCTGGACATGCTGGCCGAGGACGGCCGGGTCAACCGGGCCGCCGCCACGCACGCCGCCGACCTGGTGCAGAGCTTGTGTCCCGACCGTCCGCTGCGCGTGCTCACCCACTGCAACACCGGCAGGCTGGCCACCAGCGCGTTCGGCACCGCCATCGGCACGCTGCGGGTGCTGTCCGATCGCGGCGCGATCGAGCGCGTCCTGGTCGACGAGACCCGCCCGCTGCTACAGGGCGCGCGGCTGACCACCTGGGAACTCGCCGAAGCGGGTATCCCGCACCGGCTGACCATCGATTCCGCCGCCGCCTGGGCGATGGCGACCGGGCAGGTCGACTGCGTGCTCGTCGGCGCCGACCGGGTCACCGCCAACGGCGACGTCGCCAACAAGATCGGCACCTACGGCCTCGCGCTGGCCGCCCGTCATCACGGCATACCGTTCGTCGTGGTCGCCCCGGAATCGACCCGCGATCTCGCGATGGCCACCGGCCGGGAGATCGTCGTGGAACAACGCGCGGCGGCCGAGGTGACCGGATTCGGCGGTGTCGCAACGGCTCCCGCGCACACCGAGGTCTTCAACCCGGCCTTCGACGTGACGCCGGGCGACCTGGTGACCGCGGTGGTCACCGAGCGCGGCGTGGTGCACCGATCCGATCGGTCGCACGGCACGGCCATCGCCGACATCGCCCGCGAGCTGTACCGGCGCGGGTGGATGCCGGGCACGGCGGGCAATATCTCGGTGCGCACCGGCGCCACCGCGCTCGTCACCGGAAGCGGGCTGTCCAAAGGCGAACTCACCGAAAACGACATGGTCACCGTGCGCGTGGCGGATTCGGCGCCCGTTGCCGATCACGGACGAAGGCCCTCGGCGGAGACCACGATCCACACCGCTGTCTACCGGACCCGCCCGGCCCACGCGGTGGTGCACATCCATCCGCCGTTCGCGACGGCGCTGGCCACCCGGTCCGCGGTTCCCGGCGCGCTCGGCACGCTCCGGATCACCGGCTACGAACTGATCAAGGGGCTCGGCGGCGGCGATCCGGACGTGGCGGACATCCCGGTCTTCCCCAACCGGCCCGAGGTCCCCCGCATCGGCGAGGACATCGAGCGTTATCTCCTCGACCATCCCGGCGCTCTCCCGGTACTGGTCATCGCGGGACACGGGATCACCGCGTGGGGTGATGATCTCGCTCAGGCACGCGACCGCGCCGAATGCCTGGAAGCATTGTGTGAACTGGTGATTCGCACCGGTAGTGCGGCGGCGTTCGGCCCGCGCGACGACGTTCTCGAGATTGGACTGACATGA
- a CDS encoding ATP-dependent helicase, giving the protein MDIQDRHRSILTCAPSGRSAGHAEACTGVSVVSVAIARVVRSDGAVRLVRRNVVAPRPRDWGADVRALLDAAAEAGPARPGWRPWQVLGGPGTGKTALLVDVAAGRIAAGADPESVLVLTHSKQAAGAVRDAITTRLSGPEPGAEGGVPGATREPLVRTLHSYAFSVLRRHAMAHGNPPPRLLTGAEQDAVLREMLRGDLVDMAEGARSLWPERLRPALALGGFAEQLRDLMLRATERGIGPEDLVRLGREHAKPEWVAAGRFAIRYEQTMLLRWSVGVEAPEATAPALDAAELVGAALDALAADPNLLATERARIRYLLVDDAQHLDPQAAMLVEVIGHSARTTVIAGDPDQAVFAFRGADARFVAELDVPGERRVVLRDNHRFSGQVELAVARIAARLPGSAPQRIPVPERAEPGADGTEVRVRVLATPAKEAALIADHLRRAHLTGGVPWSRMAVIVRSVPLSLAPLRRALLAAGVPVQQPALDTPLARRRGAAWMLLSLRAVLAGEAAQRDAEPAFEPEDALDLLSGPLGGADQISLRRLRRGIRRAVLESVRAGAKAPDPAGDSPPDRGADLDRPSAQILRDLLIGTGDPALLDRLTDVEAAPLRRVLDTLRRARKARGRGAGLEDVLWALWTGSRLERRWVAQSERGGAVGMQADRDLDAAVGLFDAAAAYVDRLPRASIEGFVEYLSHQEIPQDAAPRTAPREAVALLSAHAAAGREWDVVAVAAVQEGIWPNPRSRGTLLHTEELVDLTAGVSDAGERVSRAAPILAEERRLLLVACSRARRSLLVTAVESVSGERDLVPSRFLAELLGHDDDSEPGALPVVDPGRALVMHSLVAELRGVVCDPEADPQRRRRAAHQLARLADAGVRGTHPDDWYGTAELSSRRPLWSEDDAAVALSPSTVEMLRTCPLRWALERNGGTDGDNPHAVKGNLVHTLVQALAGKVPEGEVRAALERAWQAVDPGSGWHSRQELRRTEAMLATFSSWVRNTRGELTQAGVEVPVDCVLPARTEDERAVRIRGRVDRLERDAQGRFVIVDVKTGKSPVTKQAAVDHAQLATYQVAAAMGALDTPAESGPDDAATATGPSGEPGGARLVYVAKPSKAEGATQRMQPPLDAEALDQWRDTIHQAAASTQGPSYLAMRNDGCRHCAVAGSCPVQDRGRQVTDE; this is encoded by the coding sequence ATGGACATTCAAGACAGACACCGGTCCATTCTGACCTGCGCCCCGAGCGGCCGCAGCGCCGGTCATGCGGAGGCGTGTACCGGCGTGTCGGTCGTGTCTGTTGCAATAGCCCGCGTGGTGCGATCGGATGGCGCGGTGCGACTGGTTCGCCGGAATGTGGTGGCGCCCCGGCCGCGAGACTGGGGCGCCGACGTCCGCGCGCTGCTGGACGCCGCGGCCGAGGCCGGTCCCGCGCGCCCCGGGTGGCGGCCCTGGCAGGTACTCGGCGGCCCGGGCACCGGCAAGACCGCCCTGCTGGTGGATGTCGCCGCCGGGCGCATCGCGGCCGGAGCCGATCCGGAATCGGTGCTGGTGCTGACCCATTCGAAACAGGCGGCAGGCGCCGTGCGTGACGCCATCACCACGCGCCTGAGCGGACCGGAACCGGGCGCGGAGGGCGGTGTGCCCGGCGCCACACGAGAACCGCTGGTGCGCACGCTGCACTCGTACGCTTTCTCCGTGTTGCGCAGACACGCGATGGCGCACGGCAACCCGCCGCCGCGTCTGCTGACCGGCGCCGAACAGGACGCGGTGCTGCGCGAAATGCTGCGCGGCGACCTGGTGGACATGGCCGAGGGTGCGCGGAGTCTGTGGCCGGAGCGATTGCGGCCCGCGCTCGCGCTCGGCGGGTTCGCCGAGCAGTTACGCGATCTGATGCTGCGCGCCACCGAACGCGGCATCGGGCCGGAGGATCTGGTGCGCCTCGGCCGCGAGCACGCCAAGCCGGAGTGGGTGGCGGCGGGCAGGTTCGCCATCCGCTACGAGCAGACGATGCTGTTGCGCTGGTCGGTCGGCGTCGAGGCGCCGGAGGCGACCGCGCCCGCCCTGGACGCCGCCGAACTGGTCGGCGCGGCGCTGGACGCGCTGGCCGCCGACCCGAATCTGCTTGCCACCGAACGCGCTCGAATCAGATACCTGCTGGTCGATGACGCACAGCACCTGGACCCCCAGGCGGCGATGCTGGTCGAGGTGATCGGGCACAGCGCGCGCACCACGGTGATCGCGGGCGATCCCGATCAGGCGGTCTTCGCCTTCCGCGGCGCGGACGCGCGGTTCGTCGCCGAACTCGACGTGCCCGGCGAGCGGCGCGTCGTGCTGCGGGACAATCATCGCTTCAGCGGTCAGGTGGAGCTGGCGGTCGCGCGGATCGCCGCGCGTCTGCCGGGCAGTGCGCCGCAGCGCATCCCCGTGCCGGAACGCGCCGAACCCGGGGCGGACGGCACCGAGGTGCGGGTCCGCGTGCTGGCCACACCCGCGAAGGAAGCCGCGCTCATCGCCGACCATTTGCGCCGCGCGCATCTCACCGGCGGGGTGCCGTGGTCGCGGATGGCGGTGATCGTCCGTTCGGTGCCGCTGTCGCTGGCGCCGCTGCGCCGTGCCCTGCTCGCCGCGGGCGTCCCGGTGCAGCAGCCCGCGCTGGACACGCCGCTGGCGCGCAGGCGCGGCGCGGCCTGGATGCTGTTGTCGCTGCGCGCGGTGCTGGCGGGCGAGGCGGCGCAGCGGGACGCCGAACCCGCGTTCGAGCCGGAGGACGCCCTGGATCTGCTGTCCGGGCCGCTCGGCGGCGCCGACCAGATCTCCTTGCGCCGGTTGCGGCGCGGTATCCGGCGCGCGGTGCTGGAGTCCGTGCGCGCCGGGGCGAAGGCTCCGGACCCGGCCGGGGACTCGCCGCCGGATCGCGGCGCGGACCTCGACCGCCCCTCCGCGCAGATACTGCGCGACCTGCTGATCGGGACCGGCGATCCGGCGCTCCTGGATCGCCTCACCGACGTCGAGGCCGCGCCGCTGCGCCGGGTACTGGACACGTTGCGCCGGGCGCGCAAGGCGCGCGGGCGTGGCGCGGGCCTCGAGGACGTCCTGTGGGCGTTGTGGACCGGTTCCCGGCTGGAGCGACGCTGGGTGGCCCAGTCGGAGCGCGGCGGCGCGGTCGGCATGCAGGCCGACCGCGACCTCGACGCGGCCGTCGGATTGTTCGACGCGGCCGCGGCCTACGTCGACCGGTTGCCCCGCGCGAGCATCGAGGGATTCGTCGAATACCTGTCGCACCAGGAGATTCCGCAGGACGCGGCGCCGCGCACCGCGCCGCGCGAGGCCGTGGCGCTGCTGAGTGCGCACGCCGCCGCCGGTCGGGAATGGGACGTGGTCGCGGTCGCCGCCGTCCAGGAGGGGATCTGGCCGAATCCGCGCTCCCGTGGCACGCTGCTGCACACCGAGGAGCTGGTCGATCTCACCGCCGGGGTGTCCGACGCGGGGGAGCGGGTGAGCCGTGCGGCGCCGATCCTCGCCGAGGAACGCAGGCTGCTGCTCGTCGCGTGCAGCCGGGCCCGGCGGTCGCTGCTGGTCACCGCCGTGGAGTCGGTGTCGGGCGAACGTGACCTGGTGCCGTCGCGCTTCCTCGCCGAGCTGCTCGGGCACGACGACGACAGCGAGCCCGGTGCGCTGCCGGTGGTCGATCCCGGTCGCGCCCTGGTGATGCACTCCCTGGTGGCCGAATTGCGCGGCGTCGTCTGCGATCCCGAGGCCGACCCGCAGCGCAGGCGTCGCGCGGCACACCAGCTCGCCCGGCTGGCGGACGCGGGCGTGCGCGGCACCCATCCCGACGATTGGTACGGCACCGCCGAGCTCAGCTCGCGGCGTCCGCTGTGGAGCGAGGACGACGCGGCGGTGGCCCTGTCGCCCTCCACCGTCGAAATGCTGCGCACCTGCCCGCTGCGCTGGGCGCTGGAACGCAACGGCGGCACCGACGGCGACAACCCGCACGCCGTCAAGGGCAACCTCGTGCACACGCTGGTGCAGGCGCTGGCGGGCAAGGTGCCCGAGGGCGAAGTGCGCGCGGCGCTGGAGCGCGCCTGGCAGGCGGTCGACCCCGGGAGCGGTTGGCATTCCCGGCAGGAGCTGCGCCGCACCGAGGCGATGCTGGCGACCTTCTCGTCCTGGGTGCGCAACACTCGCGGCGAACTCACCCAGGCCGGTGTCGAGGTGCCGGTCGACTGCGTGTTGCCCGCGCGCACGGAAGACGAACGCGCCGTGCGGATCCGGGGCCGCGTCGACCGGCTCGAGCGAGACGCGCAGGGGCGTTTCGTGATCGTCGACGTGAAGACCGGCAAGTCGCCGGTCACCAAGCAGGCCGCCGTCGATCACGCACAGTTGGCGACCTATCAGGTGGCGGCGGCCATGGGCGCCCTCGACACTCCGGCGGAATCCGGCCCCGACGACGCGGCCACCGCGACCGGCCCGTCCGGCGAGCCCGGTGGGGCGCGGTTGGTGTACGTCGCCAAGCCGAGCAAGGCCGAAGGCGCGACCCAGCGCATGCAGCCACCGTTGGACGCCGAGGCGCTCGACCAGTGGCGCGACACGATTCACCAGGCCGCGGCGTCCACTCAGGGCCCCAGCTACCTCGCCATGCGTAACGACGGATGCCGCCACTGCGCGGTGGCGGGCAGCTGCCCCGTGCAGGACCGCGGGAGGCAGGTGACCGACGAGTGA
- a CDS encoding MGMT family protein, with protein sequence MPTTDAQIEQVRALVASIPPGRVVTYGDIAAAVGLSTPRTVGWIMRTDAADLPWHRVLGASGRPAAHLAHRQLRLLAEEGVPTRDGRVDLRAARFPLPDPPAR encoded by the coding sequence ATGCCGACCACCGACGCCCAGATCGAGCAAGTGCGCGCCCTGGTCGCGTCGATCCCGCCGGGCCGGGTCGTCACCTACGGCGACATCGCCGCGGCCGTCGGACTGTCCACGCCACGCACGGTGGGCTGGATCATGCGCACCGACGCGGCCGACCTGCCCTGGCATCGAGTGCTCGGCGCGAGCGGCAGGCCGGCCGCGCACCTGGCCCATCGCCAGCTGCGCCTGCTCGCAGAGGAAGGCGTGCCGACCCGGGACGGCCGTGTCGACCTGCGGGCCGCGCGCTTCCCGTTACCCGATCCTCCGGCCCGCTGA
- a CDS encoding alpha/beta hydrolase, translated as MTGAAAARGAGQNGPVSVLNVHRFGPTTGPVVLALHGVTGHGKRWEDLATRHLPDVRVLAPDLRGHGRSTSLPPWNFETVVEDLVELITTEADGPVVVVAHSFGGACALHLAHRHPDLVRKLVLLDPAIALEPEWLNEIALSTLVSADYDSVEHARQDKLDTGWGDVEPRLLQAELDEHLMPTANGRFGWRMSLPAVNSYWGQLARHWVLPPTELPTVLVQAMKVHPPFVTPEFRAALTEHMGANLTVLEWNCDHMVAQAYPAATGELVRSVL; from the coding sequence ATGACCGGCGCTGCGGCCGCTCGGGGCGCAGGTCAGAATGGACCGGTGTCTGTCTTGAATGTCCATCGGTTCGGTCCGACGACGGGGCCGGTGGTGCTCGCCCTGCACGGCGTGACCGGTCACGGCAAACGCTGGGAGGACCTGGCCACCCGGCATCTGCCCGACGTCCGCGTGCTCGCGCCCGACCTGCGCGGGCACGGTCGCTCGACCTCGCTGCCGCCGTGGAATTTCGAGACCGTCGTCGAGGACCTGGTCGAGCTGATCACCACGGAGGCGGACGGGCCGGTGGTGGTGGTCGCGCACTCCTTCGGCGGTGCGTGCGCGCTGCACCTGGCGCATCGTCATCCCGACCTGGTGCGCAAGCTCGTACTGCTCGATCCGGCCATCGCGCTGGAGCCGGAATGGCTCAACGAGATCGCGCTGTCCACTCTGGTCTCGGCCGACTACGACAGCGTCGAGCACGCGCGCCAGGACAAACTCGACACCGGCTGGGGAGACGTCGAGCCGCGGCTACTGCAAGCGGAACTCGACGAACATCTGATGCCCACCGCGAACGGGCGCTTCGGCTGGCGGATGAGCCTGCCCGCCGTCAACTCCTACTGGGGCCAGCTGGCCCGCCACTGGGTGCTGCCGCCCACCGAGCTGCCCACCGTGCTGGTGCAGGCGATGAAGGTGCACCCGCCGTTCGTGACGCCGGAGTTCCGGGCGGCGCTCACCGAGCACATGGGCGCCAACCTGACCGTGCTCGAATGGAACTGCGATCACATGGTCGCCCAGGCGTATCCGGCCGCGACCGGTGAGCTCGTGCGCTCGGTGCTCTGA
- the mtnC gene encoding acireductone synthase, with product MTVAVVVDIEGTTSPTAAVREDLYGYTRQRLPGWLAEDSPASSTVLAATRQLAGRPDAGPDEVAAILREWLDTDVKAEPLKTAQGLICAEGFRGGALHGEFFPDVPPALAAWHAAGLALYVYSSGSVRNQRDWFAFARGGSLAELISGYFDLSTAGGKRESSSYDKIASAIGAPAERILFLSDHPDELDAAVTAGWRVVGLARPGEPNPPRPPHYWVSTFADIDPSA from the coding sequence GTGACCGTCGCCGTAGTCGTCGACATCGAGGGCACCACAAGCCCCACCGCCGCCGTCCGCGAAGACCTGTACGGCTACACCCGGCAGCGGCTTCCGGGCTGGCTGGCCGAGGACAGCCCGGCGTCGTCCACCGTCCTCGCGGCGACCAGGCAGCTGGCCGGTCGCCCGGACGCGGGCCCGGACGAAGTCGCCGCGATCCTGCGCGAGTGGCTCGACACCGATGTGAAGGCCGAGCCGCTCAAGACCGCGCAGGGCTTGATCTGCGCCGAAGGCTTCCGCGGCGGCGCGCTGCACGGCGAGTTCTTCCCGGATGTGCCGCCCGCGCTCGCGGCGTGGCACGCGGCGGGTCTGGCGTTGTACGTCTACTCCTCGGGATCGGTGCGCAATCAGCGGGATTGGTTCGCCTTCGCGCGCGGTGGCAGCCTCGCGGAGCTGATCAGCGGATACTTCGATCTGTCGACGGCGGGCGGCAAGCGCGAGTCGTCCTCCTACGACAAGATCGCGAGCGCCATCGGCGCGCCCGCGGAGCGCATCCTGTTCCTGTCCGACCACCCCGACGAACTCGATGCCGCCGTCACCGCGGGCTGGCGGGTGGTCGGGCTCGCCCGGCCCGGCGAGCCCAATCCTCCACGGCCGCCTCACTATTGGGTCAGCACGTTCGCGGATATCGATCCGTCGGCCTGA
- a CDS encoding VOC family protein, translating into MPTRLACVVFDADRPRSVADFWAELLGWSVTLDRPDQVDVAAPDADGGELALTFLPAMRAKVGKNRLHLDLATRSLEHQRTQVDRALALGARAVNIGQGAVPWAVLADPEGNEFCVLEPREEYVDTGAIAAIVVDTRDPVLLGQFWSTATGWPAARCGERLAGLRSPTGLGSWLEFVRTPDAGTGRTRLRLDLTSFPADDRAAEVARLHAAGATTIDRAAPAPDRDTDLVLADPELNEFRLLPPARFWSNA; encoded by the coding sequence ATGCCCACCCGCCTGGCATGTGTCGTGTTCGATGCCGACCGGCCGCGTTCGGTCGCGGATTTCTGGGCCGAACTGCTCGGCTGGAGCGTGACCCTCGACCGGCCCGACCAGGTGGACGTCGCGGCCCCCGACGCCGACGGTGGCGAACTCGCACTCACCTTCCTGCCCGCGATGCGGGCGAAGGTCGGCAAGAACCGCTTGCACCTGGATCTGGCCACCCGCTCGCTGGAGCATCAGCGCACCCAAGTGGACCGGGCGCTGGCGCTGGGCGCGCGAGCGGTCAACATCGGCCAGGGCGCGGTGCCGTGGGCCGTGCTCGCCGACCCGGAGGGCAACGAGTTCTGCGTGCTCGAGCCCAGGGAGGAGTACGTGGACACCGGCGCGATCGCGGCGATCGTGGTCGACACGCGCGACCCGGTGCTCCTCGGTCAGTTCTGGTCGACCGCCACCGGCTGGCCCGCCGCGCGGTGCGGCGAGCGGCTGGCCGGGCTGCGTTCACCGACCGGCCTCGGTTCCTGGCTGGAGTTCGTGCGCACTCCCGACGCGGGGACAGGCCGGACCAGGCTGCGCCTGGATCTCACCTCATTTCCGGCCGACGACCGGGCCGCCGAGGTGGCCAGGCTGCACGCGGCGGGCGCCACGACGATCGACCGCGCCGCCCCGGCTCCCGATCGGGACACCGACCTCGTGCTCGCCGATCCGGAGCTCAACGAGTTCCGGCTGCTGCCACCGGCGCGGTTCTGGTCGAACGCCTGA